The following coding sequences lie in one Nodularia sp. LEGE 06071 genomic window:
- a CDS encoding Uma2 family endonuclease, with protein sequence MTIAQELAPQSVIDQDVIFPPGDLYSDEPPLETELHLRQIILLLKCLEWLWRDRNDFYAAGNLTIYYSPHQRKSQDFRGPDFFVVLGTERKTRKSWVVWEEDGKYPHVIVEILSDSTANTDKELKKQIYQDTFRTLDYFWFDPYTLEFAGFHLVDGEYQPLEPNEQGHLWSHQLGLYLGVHQGLVRFFTEVGKLVPTPEETAERLAAKLRELNIDPDTI encoded by the coding sequence ATGACCATTGCTCAAGAATTAGCTCCCCAATCAGTCATTGACCAAGATGTTATCTTTCCTCCTGGTGATTTATATAGTGATGAACCTCCCTTGGAAACAGAACTGCATCTACGGCAAATAATTCTACTTCTCAAATGTCTGGAATGGCTGTGGCGAGACAGAAATGATTTTTATGCGGCGGGAAATCTAACTATCTACTACAGTCCACACCAACGCAAATCACAAGACTTTCGGGGGCCAGACTTTTTTGTGGTGCTGGGAACGGAACGCAAAACCCGCAAAAGTTGGGTAGTTTGGGAAGAAGACGGCAAATATCCCCATGTAATTGTGGAAATACTTTCTGATTCCACAGCTAATACTGATAAAGAATTAAAGAAACAAATTTATCAAGATACTTTCCGTACCCTGGATTATTTTTGGTTTGACCCCTACACATTAGAGTTTGCAGGATTTCATCTAGTAGATGGAGAATATCAACCTCTAGAACCAAATGAACAAGGACATTTGTGGAGTCATCAACTAGGCTTATATCTGGGAGTTCATCAGGGACTAGTGAGATTTTTTACAGAAGTTGGTAAATTAGTGCCGACACCTGAAGAAACAGCAGAACGTTTAGCAGCAAAACTGCGAGAGTTAAACATCGACCCTGATACTATTTAA